Proteins found in one Coffea eugenioides isolate CCC68of chromosome 5, Ceug_1.0, whole genome shotgun sequence genomic segment:
- the LOC113771203 gene encoding uncharacterized protein LOC113771203 — MPPDPHAFYQTTAEPFVPENIVQTKPEVGESSAPIDLKLLKRLDRFDEFIRKSQGLSKQGVLDYDDLCLFPNVQLPVGFKTPKFNKYDGTGNPKTHLRLFANKLGRPVDDENLPLRLFPESLEGDALDWYSNLKPEEVKTWLDLSNAFIRQYEYNCELAPTRTTLEGTKRRPSEDHKTYAKRWRKIAAKVEPPMTEDEIIRTFIKAHDPPYFEEIFRMTGCSFAAIVNKLEEFDDFVRAGKIVNVSALKSQVEALQGQGSSGKNPQLKKKGGEAAFIWNQNPSPRPRYQHNPTYQPHYPHYPNPHHLKAAGKIGMVPPPTYPYGMPAWYNPQAVCAYHSGTPGHSTLDCKALKHKVQDMIEAGEIVIRRREAQGPNVNRNPLPEHANIVGVILDNTEYVEQVKKLAREAEVFGITDQPFVIELPFEEDEKPFILDIMPAEREALEPVVIEFPKQEPVLSLQQVPWNYDEPVIQIGEKSIAKKEVSVVTRSGKTASPFETTIPIQANNSEPPKPTITEKEALDFLKRLQRSEYNVIEKLSKSPAQISMLDLLFSSDMHRDALIEVLTKAQIPRDISVDNFSHVVGSVLFTKQITFSDDELPVEGIGHNKALYIVVRCNGKMLPKVLIDNGSALNICPWSTLEKLGLQDIKLRPSGTIIRGFDGAQREPIGEVDLVVEIGPAQFQITCQVMHFLSVYNVLLGRPWIHKSGAVPSSLHQLLKFVVNDKLITIFAEEDCLVITNSGSKEDGSRNVAMTPHSTTDIVSVSWITNEERALPKASVMMAKEMIRGGYEFDKGLGRDLQGILKPVEIVEKKDSFGLGFRPTAKDIREMKERKRAEKEGRQGVLDIPPLHYTFPRPAEVIMSEINPVDEIEASLAQLFVGATFEDSFPDKAEFPDIPEGSIPNWTAEKLFERLRKYNLKLNPAKCAFGAPAGATDDISEQSPEWRLFFDGASNSLGAGIGAVLVSPEGKHYPAAAKLQFACTNNMAEYEACIFGLKMALEMEIKELVAFSDSDLLVHQTLKQWITKDSKILRYHLSR, encoded by the exons ATGCCTCCAGATCCACACGCTTTTTATCAGACTACTGCAGAGCCTTTTGTGCCGGAGAACATCGTTCAAACCAAGCCGGAAGTGGGGGAGTCATCTGCCCCAATTGATCTGAAGTTACTTAAGCGGTTGgaccgtttcgatgagttcatcCGCAAGAGCCAAGGGTTAAGCAAACAAGGGGTGTTAGATTACGATGATCTGTGCCTGTTTCCAAACGTACAACTGCCGGTGGGGTTCAAGACcccgaagttcaacaaatatgatggtACGGGCAATCCGAAAACACATTTGCGTTTGTTCGCTAACAAGTTGGGTAGACCAGTGGATGATGAGAACTTGCCGTTAAGGTTATTCCCGGAAAGTCTAGAAGGCGACGCCCTTGATTGGTATTCGAATTTAAAGCCGGAGGAGGTGAAGACCTGGCTCGATCTGTCTAACGCTTTCATCAGACAATACGAGTATAACTGTGAGTTGGCACCGACTAGAACCACTTTGGAAGGCACGAAGAGGCGACCGTCTGAAGATCACAAGACATATGCCAAAAGATGGAGAAAGATAGCTGCGAAAGTGGAGCCCCCGATGACCGAAGATGAAATCATTCGCACTTTCataaaggcgcatgatcctccatacTTCGAAGAGATTTTTCGTATGACCGGGTGTTCGTTTGCTGCAATTGTAAATAAACTCGAGGAGTTTGATGACTTTGTGAGAGCCGGAAAAATTGTCAACGTCTCTGCCCTGAAATCGCAagtggaagctttgcaaggGCAAGGGAGTAGTGGGAAGAACCCGCAACTTAAAAAGAAGGGGGGGGAAGCTGCCTTCAtatggaaccaaaacccttcaccCAGACCCCGATATcaacacaatccaacctaccaaccacATTACCCTCATTATCCAAACCCGCACCAT tTAAAGGCCGCCGGAAAAATTGGTATggtaccccctcctacctatCCGTATGGCATGCCCGCCTGGTATAACCCGcaagctgtctgtgcttatcacTCAGGGACACCCGGGCATTCCACTTTGGATTGCAAGGCTCTCAAACATAAAGTTCAAGACATGATTGAAGCCGGAGAGATTGTAATTAGGAGAAGGGAGGCACAAGGACCGAACGTAAATAGAAACCCCTTGCCGGAGCACGCTAATATCGTTGGGGTCATTCTGGACAATACAGAGTATGTGGAACAAGTCAAAAAATTGGCAAGGGAAGCTGAAGTATTTGGGATCACAGACCAGCCATTTGTCATAGAATTGCCATTCGAAGAGGATGAAAAGCCTTTTATCTTGGATATCATGCCAGCTGAGAGGGAGGCTTTGGAGCCCGTAGTCATTGAATTTCCGAAGCAAGAGCCTGTTTTAAGTCTGCAACAAGTGCCATGGAATTACGATGAACCCGTCATACAGATTGGGGAGAAGTCAATTGCAAAGAAGGAAGTGTCAGTGGTTACCAGATCGGGGAAGACTGCCAGTCCGTTTGAAACTACCATTCCGATTCAAGCAAATAATTCCGAGCCGCCTAAACCAACAATCACCGAGAAAGAAgccttggattttcttaaaaggctccaGAGAAGCGAATACAATGTGATCGAGAAACTAAGCAAGTCACCTGCTCAGATATCCATGTTGGACCTGCTCTTTTCATCAGATATGCATAGGGACGCGCTGATCGAAGTATTGactaaagctcaaatccctaggGATATTTCAGTTGATAATTTCTCGCATGTGGTTGGAAGTGTGTTATTTACCAAACAAATTACTTTTTCTGACGATGAATTGCCGGTGGAGGGtattggacataacaaggccctATACATAGTTGTGAGGTGCAATGGGAAAATGCTGCCGAAGGTATTGATTGACAATGGCTCTGCActtaatatctgtccttggagcACCTTGGAAAAGCTAGGGTTGCAAGACATAAAGCTAAGGCCTTCAGGGACTATAATccgaggttttgatggagcgcAAAGAGAGCCAATAGGAGAAGTGGATCTAGTCGTCGAGATAGGGCCCGCCCAGTTTCAAATAACctgccaagtcatgcactttcTTAGTGTTTACAATGTTCTACTTGGAAGGCCGTGGATTCATAAGTCTGGGGCTGTGCCTTCTTCATTACATCAGTTGCTGAAGtttgtagtaaatgacaagctgataactatatttgCCGAAGAGGATTGCCTTGTAATCACCAATTCTGGGTCAAAAGAGGATGGAAGCCGCAATGTCGCCATGACTCCTCATAGCACGACTGATATCGTCTCTGTAAGTTGGATCACAAACGAGGAGCGAGCTTTACCAaaggccagtgtcatgatggccAAAGAAATGATCCGTGGAggctatgaatttgacaaagggctgggacgaGATTTGCAAGGAATTCTGAAGCCAGTGGAGATTGTGGAGAAAAAGGATTCAtttggtttgggtttccgaccgACTGCCAAGGACATCAGAGAGATGAAGGAACGCAAGAGAgcggagaaagaaggaaggcaaGGGGTTCTTGACATTCCACCACTGCATTATACTTTCCCACGACCAGCCGAGGTGATCATGTCGGAAATTAACCCAGTTGATGAAATTGAAGctagtttggcccaattgttcgttggggcaacatttgaagatagTTTTCCAGACAAAGCTGAATTTCCTGACATCCCCGAAGGATCAATtcccaattggacagccga GAAGCTGTTCGAAAGGCTGCGAAAGTACAACTTGAAGCtaaatcctgcgaaatgcgcCTTTGGGGCACCAGCGG GCGCCACGGATGATATAAGTGAGCAAagccctgaatggaggcttttcttcgacGGAGCTTCAAATTCGCTcggagctggaattggagcCGTTTTGGTTTCACCTGAAGGGAAGCAttaccctgccgctgccaaattgcaatttgcttgcACAAATAACATGGCCGAGTATGAAGcttgcatttttggtctcaaaatggctttaGAAATGGAGATCAAGGAGTTGGTAGCTTTcagtgattcagatttgctcgtgCACCAGACCTTgaagcagtggataaccaaagattcaaaaattctgcGCTACCATT